The Cognaticolwellia beringensis genome segment CAGCTACGGGCTTACTGTACGTTTATTTACAATAACGTCAACTTGACGCTGTTTATTTTGTTGTGAAATTACTACGCGTATTTGTTGTGACTCTTGTTGATAATTCAACGTTAAGCGGCCGCGTTTGCGTTCACGCTCTATTGGTTCACCGTAGCTTTTATTATAAAAATCTATCACGCTATCTTCTGAAACTGAGGTGAAATAATTAATCACCGCGGGTATGTTTTCATCAAATTTAGCAAATATACGCGCGTCTTCAAGTACCGGTATATCAACTTTATCTAAAATACTTTTTTCGGAATTAGTGGTTTCTGCGTTAATGCTAAAACTGACCATGAACAGTATTAAAGCATGAGATAAAAATGAACTCTTTGGTATAAAGCGCAATGCTGGCATCACCAGATCCTTTTAAGTTATCAATGTGATATAAATCATAAACGTAGTTACATTATTATGAGTGTGCACGTTGATCTTTTTGCTGTCAAATTTTAGTATTAATGCGACTTGCAATACGTGGCTAATATTTAAACGCACGATCAAACAAACACCAAAAAATGAATGATGCTTGAGCTGATTGTTTAATACTTGTCAACATGCTGATTATTATTTGATTTACTATGAACGGTCAACAAATTCATCACGATAATTATCTACCCATAGTGCTGTAGCACCACAAATAGCCACGGGCATTACTACCAAATTTACTAACGGGATCATAGAAAATACCGCCGTAGTTATACCAAAACTATAACTTAAACCTTGGCGTTGCTTTAATGTTCTGCGCATACGCGTAAAACTAATTTTGTGATTATCAAATGGATAATCTATATATTGTACGGCCATCATCCAGGCAAGAAATAAAAACCACAGTACTTGGCCAACAATCGGCAATAACCAATAAAGTAAAAAGAAGCCAGCAGCACGCGGTAAATAATAACCTAATTTGCTTACCTCGCGACTTAGCGTTCGGGGGATATCTTTTACCACATCCAAAGCACCACCGTCATGCAAGGGTTGATCTGTCAATAAAGCCTCAACTTTTTCTGAGAGTAAACCATTAAATGGGGCGGCCAACCAATTGGCTACTGAGCTGAAAATAAATGAAAAAATAATCAATACAAACAAAACTGCTAATGGCCAAATAAAACTACTTAGCCAAGAAAACGAATCACCAAGCCAATCTTCTAAGGTCAACATATAACTTTCTAGCTGCAAAAACATATAATAAAAAGCATAACTAAACAGTACCAAGTTTACCGATAATGGAATAAATACAAAGCGGCGAATTCCTGGTGTTCGGATCAACTCAAAGCCTTTGATAAAATATCCTGCACCGCCATTTGCTAAAGGGGGATTGTCATTATTGTTCATTGTTGTTTTATTAACCTAACTAGTTGATATTCATAGCCCGATTATAGGATCCTTAGCATGATATGAACAGTATTGTGATGTTACAAATTACATCAATTTCTGTTACAGTGGCGGCAGTTACTGATGTTTAATGTTAATTCTATTGTCTTACAAAATTTTAGCCAATAGATACTTTGATTAGGTTTTTCGATTTAATGCGACTCAAGCATATAAAATTGGCAGGTTTTAAATCCTTTGTCGATCCCACCAAAGTCCCCTTTGAACAACAAATGACCGCTATTGTTGGGCCAAATGGCTGTGGAAAATCGAATATTATTGACGCTGTACGTTGGGTCTTAGGCGAAAGCTCTGCGAAAAACTTGCGCGGCGAA includes the following:
- the cysZ gene encoding sulfate transporter CysZ — protein: MNNNDNPPLANGGAGYFIKGFELIRTPGIRRFVFIPLSVNLVLFSYAFYYMFLQLESYMLTLEDWLGDSFSWLSSFIWPLAVLFVLIIFSFIFSSVANWLAAPFNGLLSEKVEALLTDQPLHDGGALDVVKDIPRTLSREVSKLGYYLPRAAGFFLLYWLLPIVGQVLWFLFLAWMMAVQYIDYPFDNHKISFTRMRRTLKQRQGLSYSFGITTAVFSMIPLVNLVVMPVAICGATALWVDNYRDEFVDRS